Proteins encoded by one window of Rhodobacteraceae bacterium IMCC1335:
- a CDS encoding glyoxylate/hydroxypyruvate reductase A produces the protein MTTHILFKGGPNSWEDYEIPLSNALKKTGLEYHLAEDISPEQVDYIVYAPSSRLHDFKPYTRCKAVLCLWAGVETIIGNKSLTMPLTRMVDSGMTQGMVEWVTGHVLRHHLGTDAHVLGQDGLWRSAIPPLAKDRIVTVLGLGALGAACATTLAGLGFSVRGWSRRPKTIENITTFHGEDGFNQALQDTEITVLLLPSTPETANTLDADAFSKMAPGAVVINPGRGPLIDDEALLQALDSGHLSHATLDVFREEPLPVTHQFWAHPKITVTPHIASATRIGTACTVIVENIQRGAAGLPFLHLADAAAGY, from the coding sequence ATGACCACACACATCCTTTTTAAAGGTGGCCCAAACAGTTGGGAAGACTATGAAATCCCCCTCAGCAACGCCCTTAAGAAAACAGGGCTGGAGTATCATCTGGCTGAGGATATTTCCCCCGAGCAGGTAGATTATATCGTTTACGCGCCAAGCAGCAGATTGCACGATTTTAAGCCCTACACTCGCTGTAAAGCCGTGCTGTGTTTATGGGCAGGGGTGGAAACCATCATTGGCAATAAAAGCCTGACGATGCCGCTGACCAGAATGGTTGATAGTGGCATGACCCAAGGCATGGTCGAATGGGTGACAGGGCATGTGCTTCGCCATCATTTGGGAACGGATGCGCATGTGCTTGGTCAAGATGGTCTCTGGCGCAGCGCCATACCACCTTTGGCCAAGGATCGCATAGTTACTGTTTTAGGCCTTGGAGCTTTGGGCGCGGCCTGCGCAACCACGCTGGCGGGTTTGGGGTTTTCGGTTCGCGGATGGAGTCGGAGGCCAAAAACCATTGAGAATATCACAACGTTTCATGGCGAAGACGGGTTTAACCAAGCGCTCCAAGACACCGAAATAACCGTATTGCTTTTGCCCTCCACGCCAGAAACGGCAAACACGCTAGATGCTGACGCCTTTTCAAAAATGGCCCCAGGTGCGGTTGTCATCAACCCCGGGCGCGGCCCCTTGATCGACGATGAGGCGCTTTTACAGGCGCTTGACTCAGGCCACTTGAGCCATGCCACTTTGGACGTATTTCGCGAAGAGCCTTTGCCGGTAACGCATCAGTTTTGGGCCCATCCCAAGATCACGGTGACGCCCCATATTGCCTCAGCCACGCGCATTGGAACCGCATGCACCGTTATCGTTGAAAACATCCAGCGCGGCGCGGCCGGCCTGCCCTTCTTGCATCTGGCCGATGCAGCAGCTGGCTATTAG
- a CDS encoding formate dehydrogenase subunit alpha: protein MSDTIHFTLDGQPASAAPGMTIWEVANGQGLVIPHLCHKPAPGYRPDGNCRACMVEIEGERTLAASCIREPQEGMVVTTNSQRASSAQKMVVEMLLADQPAREKAHDKSSHLWDMADLHSVQDSRLPALEPERVPLLDDSHLAMRVNLDACIQCGLCVRACREVQVNDVIGMAGRGHDSYPTFDFADPMGDSTCVACGECVQACPTGALMPATVLDEDQTGDSQDYDREVDSICPFCGVGCQISLKVKNDKVKFVEGINGPANEGRLCVKGRFGFDYIHHSHRLTKPLIRRDDAPAKGLNVSPDDWQEVFREASWDEALDAAASGLLNLRSEHGGRAVAGFGSAKCTNEEAYLFQKMIRQGFGHNNVDHCTRLCHASSVSALLENVGSGAVTATFNEIENADVAIVIGANPIENHPVAATYFKQFTKRGGKLIVMDPRGQALKRFATHMLQFRPGADVSMLNAIMHVIVEEELYDQQYIEAYTENWEAEKAHLKDFSPEKMAGICGIDAEILRAVARCFAGAKAGMIFWGMGVSQHIHGTDNSRCLISLALMTGQVGRPGSGLHPLRGQNNVQGASDAGLIPMFLPDYQTVTNDGVRSAFTSVWKSGDFSAEKGLTVTEIMDAVHDGDIHGMYILGENPAMSDPDVEHARKALAKLSHLVVQDIFLTETANYADVILPASAFAEKAGTVTNTNRQVQMGRPAVPPPGEAKEDWWIETELAKRLGLDWSYTSPKEVFAEMKLNMGSLNNITWDRLESENAVTYPSLSPEDPGQSIVFGDGFPRADGRARFTPAHVIAPDDVPDAEYPMILTTGRQLEHWHTGSMTRRAKVLDAVEPEANCSMHPKTLRKMQVAPGGMVRLSTKRGSLVIMARADRAVAEDMVFLPFAFVEAAANILTNPAVDPFGKIPEFKFSAVRVEKAEDSSVAAE from the coding sequence ATGTCTGACACCATTCATTTTACGCTTGACGGGCAGCCGGCTTCCGCTGCGCCGGGTATGACCATTTGGGAAGTGGCCAATGGTCAAGGATTGGTGATCCCGCATTTGTGCCACAAACCTGCGCCTGGCTATCGGCCGGATGGCAATTGTCGCGCCTGTATGGTGGAAATCGAAGGAGAGCGCACGCTGGCCGCCTCTTGTATCCGCGAGCCGCAAGAAGGAATGGTGGTGACAACGAATTCTCAGCGCGCCAGTTCTGCGCAGAAAATGGTTGTTGAAATGCTGCTTGCCGATCAACCCGCGCGCGAAAAGGCCCACGATAAATCGAGCCATTTATGGGATATGGCCGATCTGCATTCGGTGCAAGACAGCCGGTTGCCCGCGTTGGAGCCAGAGCGGGTTCCTTTATTGGATGACAGTCATCTGGCGATGCGGGTGAACCTGGATGCGTGCATTCAATGCGGGTTATGCGTGCGCGCCTGCCGCGAAGTGCAAGTGAACGATGTGATTGGTATGGCTGGGCGCGGCCATGACAGTTATCCCACGTTTGATTTTGCCGATCCGATGGGTGACAGCACTTGCGTTGCGTGCGGCGAATGCGTGCAAGCCTGCCCCACTGGCGCCTTAATGCCGGCCACTGTGCTTGATGAGGATCAAACCGGCGATAGCCAAGATTATGACCGGGAGGTGGACAGTATATGCCCCTTCTGCGGTGTCGGCTGTCAGATCAGCTTGAAGGTTAAAAACGATAAAGTGAAATTTGTTGAAGGAATAAATGGGCCAGCCAATGAGGGGCGTCTTTGCGTCAAGGGCCGCTTTGGGTTTGATTATATCCATCACAGCCACCGTCTGACCAAACCGCTCATTCGCCGTGATGATGCCCCTGCAAAAGGTTTGAATGTGAGCCCTGATGATTGGCAGGAGGTATTCCGCGAAGCCAGTTGGGATGAGGCGCTAGACGCGGCGGCTTCTGGTTTGCTTAACCTACGATCTGAGCATGGTGGGCGGGCCGTGGCCGGGTTTGGCAGCGCCAAATGCACCAATGAAGAGGCGTATTTGTTTCAGAAAATGATCCGTCAGGGCTTTGGGCATAACAATGTTGATCACTGCACTCGGCTATGCCATGCCTCTTCGGTGTCGGCGCTTTTGGAAAATGTTGGATCGGGCGCGGTTACGGCGACGTTTAACGAAATTGAAAATGCCGATGTGGCGATTGTGATTGGCGCCAACCCGATTGAAAACCATCCCGTTGCCGCCACATATTTCAAACAATTTACCAAACGCGGCGGCAAGCTGATTGTGATGGATCCTCGCGGGCAGGCTTTGAAGCGGTTTGCAACGCATATGCTGCAATTCCGTCCCGGCGCGGATGTCTCGATGCTGAATGCGATCATGCATGTGATCGTTGAAGAAGAGCTGTACGACCAGCAATATATCGAAGCCTATACCGAGAATTGGGAGGCGGAAAAAGCCCATTTGAAAGATTTCAGCCCCGAAAAAATGGCGGGTATTTGTGGCATTGACGCGGAGATTTTGCGCGCTGTGGCGCGTTGCTTTGCGGGTGCAAAGGCGGGCATGATTTTCTGGGGTATGGGCGTGTCGCAGCATATCCATGGTACGGATAACAGCCGCTGCTTGATTTCCTTGGCGCTGATGACGGGCCAAGTTGGGCGGCCCGGCTCGGGTTTGCATCCTTTACGCGGCCAGAACAATGTGCAAGGCGCTTCGGATGCGGGCTTGATCCCGATGTTTTTGCCCGATTATCAAACCGTCACGAATGATGGCGTGCGCAGCGCATTTACCTCTGTTTGGAAATCGGGTGATTTTTCGGCAGAAAAAGGGCTTACCGTGACAGAAATCATGGATGCGGTTCACGATGGGGATATTCATGGCATGTATATTTTGGGGGAAAACCCCGCCATGTCTGACCCGGATGTGGAACATGCCCGTAAGGCATTGGCCAAACTGTCGCATTTGGTTGTGCAGGATATTTTTCTGACTGAAACCGCGAATTATGCCGATGTGATTTTGCCGGCCAGCGCTTTTGCGGAAAAAGCGGGGACCGTGACCAATACCAACCGGCAAGTGCAAATGGGGCGCCCTGCAGTGCCGCCCCCGGGCGAGGCAAAGGAAGATTGGTGGATTGAAACCGAATTGGCAAAACGTCTTGGGCTAGATTGGAGCTATACCAGCCCCAAAGAGGTTTTTGCTGAAATGAAGCTGAATATGGGCTCGCTGAATAATATTACATGGGATCGGCTGGAGTCAGAAAATGCCGTGACATACCCCTCGTTAAGCCCAGAGGATCCGGGCCAAAGCATCGTGTTTGGCGATGGGTTTCCGCGCGCGGATGGGCGTGCCCGCTTCACTCCTGCGCATGTTATCGCCCCGGATGATGTGCCCGATGCTGAATATCCGATGATTTTGACCACAGGGCGGCAATTGGAGCATTGGCATACCGGTTCGATGACCCGGCGGGCAAAAGTTCTGGATGCGGTTGAGCCCGAGGCCAATTGTTCCATGCACCCAAAAACCCTGCGAAAAATGCAGGTTGCACCGGGGGGGATGGTGCGGCTGAGCACCAAACGTGGAAGTTTGGTGATCATGGCGCGCGCAGATCGCGCTGTGGCCGAGGATATGGTGTTTTTACCCTTTGCCTTTGTGGAAGCGGCAGCCAATATACTGACCAATCCCGCGGTGGATCCTTTTGGAAAAATTCCGGAATTTAAATTTAGCGCCGTGCGCGTTGAAAAAGCAGAAGACAGCTCGGTTGCTGCCGAATGA
- a CDS encoding histidine phosphatase family protein → MISSQASNKEVTMQTVTIIRHGQANTGARDEASYDKLSALGHQQARWLGAHLKDTSMPFQKIISGTLKRQIETAKGVNQFDLPHLQDARLNELNYFGMADCLKRAHNIPYPETQTAFAQHLQTMLEYWKADKLDPALESYTSFHQRIRSVILEGLASQTPSLLVSSTGVIASLAGDTLNTDAAHRVKLFMAVGHTSLSQFQLINADLTLTQFGAKPHLEPADRTNAQTYI, encoded by the coding sequence ATGATTTCATCGCAGGCTTCGAATAAGGAAGTCACAATGCAAACGGTCACAATCATACGCCATGGCCAGGCCAATACCGGCGCCCGCGACGAGGCCAGCTATGACAAGTTGAGCGCGCTTGGGCATCAGCAAGCGCGCTGGCTTGGTGCCCATCTCAAAGATACATCTATGCCGTTTCAAAAGATCATTTCGGGAACTTTAAAGCGCCAAATCGAAACCGCCAAAGGCGTGAATCAATTTGATCTGCCCCATCTGCAGGATGCCCGTTTAAACGAGCTAAATTATTTCGGCATGGCAGACTGTCTAAAGCGCGCGCATAACATTCCATATCCTGAAACCCAAACCGCTTTTGCACAGCATCTGCAAACCATGCTTGAATATTGGAAAGCCGACAAATTGGATCCAGCTTTGGAAAGCTATACCTCTTTCCATCAGCGCATTAGATCGGTGATTTTAGAAGGTTTGGCCTCACAAACGCCTAGCTTATTGGTATCCTCAACAGGCGTTATCGCATCATTAGCGGGCGACACGCTGAACACTGACGCAGCGCATCGCGTCAAATTATTTATGGCGGTTGGTCATACCAGCCTGAGCCAATTTCAACTTATCAATGCAGATCTTACGCTCACCCAATTTGGGGCAAAGCCGCATCTGGAACCTGCCGATCGAACCAATGCCCAAACCTATATTTAG
- a CDS encoding saccharopine dehydrogenase, with protein MTHLWLRAEQRANEQRVPLTPKGAQHLRNMGMNITVEASDKRCFSMDDYAKAGCQIADHASWPGAPRDAFILGLKELPQTKDALLHRHIMFGHAYKGQHAGQALLNRFKAGGGLLLDLEYLVDTKNRRVAAFGYWAGYAGAAVALKCWAAQERGKICQKLDAYQNNQALLNDLRKTLSGVKMAPPTGLVIGALGRVGAGVSDLCDALGLKITKWDLDDTAGRAEFPQILQHSILFNCILAQSGAPVFLDKASVAQPRLLRVVADIACDPDSDYNPLPIYTQATDWDKPAQRIAKTPVLDVMAIDNLPSLLPRESSEDFAQQLRPYLEQLLAENSDENSVWSRAKTTYRHHIAQL; from the coding sequence ATGACCCATTTATGGCTACGCGCCGAACAACGCGCCAATGAACAACGGGTGCCGCTGACTCCAAAAGGAGCGCAGCATTTAAGAAATATGGGGATGAACATCACGGTTGAGGCAAGCGATAAACGCTGCTTTAGCATGGATGACTATGCCAAAGCCGGATGCCAAATCGCGGATCACGCCAGCTGGCCGGGCGCCCCGCGCGACGCGTTCATATTGGGATTAAAAGAATTACCTCAAACCAAAGACGCCCTGCTTCATCGCCATATTATGTTCGGCCATGCCTACAAAGGCCAACATGCTGGGCAGGCTCTTTTAAACAGGTTCAAAGCCGGAGGCGGGCTTTTGCTGGATCTTGAATATTTGGTTGATACCAAAAACCGGCGCGTTGCAGCTTTTGGCTATTGGGCTGGTTATGCAGGGGCCGCTGTGGCGCTGAAATGTTGGGCGGCGCAAGAACGCGGCAAGATTTGCCAAAAGTTAGACGCATATCAAAATAATCAGGCGCTGCTGAATGATCTTCGTAAGACGCTTTCTGGGGTGAAGATGGCCCCCCCCACGGGCTTGGTGATCGGGGCTTTGGGACGCGTGGGGGCCGGGGTAAGCGATTTATGCGATGCGCTGGGCCTGAAAATCACCAAATGGGATTTAGACGACACGGCAGGACGCGCTGAATTTCCACAGATCTTGCAACATTCCATTCTGTTCAATTGTATCTTAGCGCAGTCCGGCGCACCCGTGTTTTTGGATAAGGCCAGCGTGGCGCAACCCCGTTTGCTGCGCGTGGTGGCAGATATCGCTTGCGACCCAGATAGCGATTACAACCCGCTACCTATTTACACACAGGCCACCGATTGGGACAAACCAGCGCAGCGGATCGCAAAGACCCCGGTATTAGACGTGATGGCCATCGACAATCTGCCATCGCTTTTACCCCGCGAAAGCTCTGAAGATTTTGCCCAGCAATTGCGGCCCTATTTAGAGCAGCTCTTGGCAGAAAACTCAGATGAAAATAGCGTTTGGAGCCGTGCCAAAACGACATATCGCCATCATATTGCACAGCTTTAG
- a CDS encoding SDR family NAD(P)-dependent oxidoreductase — protein sequence MRDFKSKRYWLIGASEGLGAALAHELSAAGADLILSARNEEALHALAESLPGQAEVVPIDVCDMDSVERAAQAAGSLDGLVYLAGVYWPFAAQAWHVEQTIAMCDVNFTGAARVLGQVVPQFVAKDSGHIVITGSIGGFRGLPSAIGYNASKAGLMTLAESLYCDLRQSGVCVQLANPGYIKTRLTDKNKFNMPYIMSPEQAAKIMLAHMQSHRFKKSFPTFFSLLFRAANFLPDWLYYRLF from the coding sequence ATGAGAGATTTTAAGTCTAAACGGTATTGGCTGATTGGCGCCAGCGAAGGACTGGGCGCAGCTTTAGCGCATGAACTCAGCGCCGCCGGCGCAGATTTGATCTTATCGGCGCGCAACGAAGAGGCTTTGCATGCACTGGCGGAAAGCTTGCCCGGGCAGGCCGAGGTGGTTCCGATTGATGTGTGTGATATGGACAGCGTTGAGCGCGCCGCCCAGGCCGCCGGGTCACTGGATGGTTTGGTTTATTTGGCGGGGGTGTATTGGCCCTTTGCGGCGCAAGCTTGGCATGTTGAGCAGACCATTGCCATGTGTGATGTTAACTTCACTGGCGCGGCTCGGGTTTTGGGGCAAGTTGTGCCGCAATTTGTTGCCAAGGATAGCGGGCATATTGTGATTACCGGCAGTATTGGCGGGTTTCGCGGATTGCCAAGCGCGATTGGATATAATGCGTCAAAGGCGGGCTTGATGACCTTGGCTGAATCGCTTTATTGCGATCTCAGGCAGAGCGGTGTGTGCGTCCAATTGGCAAACCCTGGATATATCAAAACCCGCCTGACCGATAAAAATAAGTTTAACATGCCTTATATTATGTCGCCGGAGCAGGCTGCTAAGATCATGTTGGCCCATATGCAGAGCCACCGGTTTAAAAAGAGTTTTCCAACCTTCTTTAGCCTACTGTTCCGCGCAGCAAATTTTCTGCCAGACTGGCTGTATTACCGGCTTTTTTAG
- a CDS encoding sugar:cation symporter, translating into MMLGAAGLPIYIHAPKYFVDQYGVSLSMLGLALFALRSLDFVQDPILAALAQRSRERGQWPIYASILLLGLGMLGLFALAPPFSAIIWFSLCLAMVFSAFSFLTIRFYANGVHAFGAKGQLRLASWRETGSLLGICVAAIAPTLLLNFSAQPFAVFALGFCGLCLIAGILMRGYWHPIAQAPASVGIAAVLSDRQLRHFLLLAMLNSAPVAVSSTLFLFYVESRLGAADWAGALLILFFLAAAVSAPIWTYLAAHFGPKQVLLLAMSAAIIGFFYAYFLQEGQIYAFALISLVSGATLGADMTLLPALFASHLAQRSNGAEIGFGLWNFVSKMTLAFAAVLVLPLLEWFGYQPGLTNAQKGLTALSAGYALLPCLLKILAIVALVRLPMQGHRK; encoded by the coding sequence ATGATGTTGGGCGCGGCAGGATTGCCGATCTACATTCATGCTCCTAAATATTTTGTTGATCAATATGGCGTAAGCCTAAGCATGCTGGGGTTGGCCTTATTTGCGCTGCGATCCTTGGATTTTGTTCAAGATCCCATTCTGGCAGCCTTGGCGCAGCGCAGCCGAGAGCGGGGCCAATGGCCAATTTATGCCTCAATTTTACTTTTGGGATTGGGGATGCTGGGCCTATTTGCGCTTGCGCCGCCGTTTTCCGCAATCATTTGGTTTAGCCTCTGTTTGGCAATGGTTTTTTCGGCGTTCAGCTTTCTGACCATTCGCTTTTACGCGAATGGTGTGCACGCGTTTGGGGCAAAGGGCCAGCTGCGCCTTGCAAGCTGGCGCGAAACGGGCAGTTTATTGGGCATATGCGTTGCTGCTATTGCTCCAACGCTCTTGCTCAATTTCTCAGCTCAGCCCTTTGCTGTCTTTGCTTTGGGCTTTTGCGGCCTTTGCCTTATCGCAGGCATTTTAATGCGGGGCTATTGGCATCCTATCGCGCAGGCACCGGCGTCGGTTGGCATAGCTGCGGTTCTCTCAGATCGCCAATTACGCCATTTTCTGCTGCTTGCGATGTTGAACTCTGCACCCGTGGCGGTGAGCTCGACTTTATTTTTATTCTATGTGGAAAGCCGGTTGGGCGCGGCAGATTGGGCCGGAGCGTTATTGATCCTATTCTTTTTGGCTGCGGCTGTCTCAGCCCCCATTTGGACTTATTTGGCAGCGCATTTTGGACCAAAGCAAGTTTTGCTTCTGGCAATGAGCGCGGCGATTATAGGTTTTTTTTACGCCTATTTTTTGCAGGAAGGTCAAATTTATGCCTTTGCGCTTATCTCGTTGGTAAGCGGTGCGACGCTGGGGGCTGATATGACGCTGCTGCCGGCGCTTTTTGCAAGCCATTTGGCACAGCGTTCTAACGGTGCAGAGATTGGGTTTGGGCTTTGGAATTTTGTGTCCAAAATGACGTTGGCCTTTGCCGCGGTGTTGGTTTTGCCCCTGCTTGAATGGTTTGGGTATCAACCGGGGCTGACAAATGCACAAAAGGGACTAACTGCTTTATCAGCGGGGTATGCGCTTTTGCCCTGTCTCCTGAAGATTTTGGCAATAGTCGCATTGGTGCGATTGCCGATGCAAGGGCATAGAAAATGA
- a CDS encoding DUF1365 family protein, with translation MSAIEHIRGSTWHGRKGDLKNDFRYSIDYLCLDIENSAAKKGIFKRDSGWLFGLYGRDHGGPVGRGRGAAWVRDVAAGYNIELPGKILLLAQPRIFGHVFNPVSFWLCYDAQDRLFLVIAEVTNTFGDRHSYLCKHTDLRPINPSDRLKADKIFHVSPFQPIQGAYEFRFDIRPEKIGIWIDLQMPQGGVMATLTGPRRALSNFSILGALLRRPFGSRRVLGLIHLQALRLWWKGAKYRPRPTPPKAEIS, from the coding sequence ATGAGCGCGATTGAGCATATCAGAGGCAGTACGTGGCATGGGCGTAAAGGCGATCTGAAAAATGACTTTCGCTACAGCATTGATTATCTTTGCCTTGATATAGAAAATTCCGCCGCAAAAAAAGGGATTTTTAAGCGTGACAGCGGGTGGCTTTTTGGGCTTTATGGCCGCGATCACGGCGGCCCTGTAGGGCGTGGCCGAGGGGCGGCGTGGGTGCGTGATGTCGCGGCTGGATATAATATTGAGCTGCCAGGTAAAATTTTGCTTCTCGCGCAACCTAGGATATTTGGGCATGTCTTTAATCCGGTCAGCTTCTGGCTGTGTTATGACGCGCAAGATCGATTGTTTTTAGTGATTGCCGAGGTAACCAACACGTTTGGAGATCGTCATTCTTATCTTTGTAAACATACGGATCTAAGGCCTATAAATCCCAGTGATCGTTTGAAAGCGGATAAAATTTTTCATGTCTCACCCTTTCAACCCATACAAGGGGCTTATGAATTTCGCTTTGATATTCGTCCGGAAAAAATTGGGATATGGATTGATTTACAAATGCCGCAGGGCGGTGTGATGGCCACTTTAACCGGCCCGCGCCGCGCATTAAGCAATTTTTCCATTTTAGGCGCTTTGCTGCGCCGGCCATTTGGATCGCGGCGGGTGCTGGGGCTGATCCACCTTCAGGCGTTGCGGCTGTGGTGGAAAGGCGCGAAATACCGCCCGCGTCCGACGCCACCAAAAGCCGAGATTTCATAG
- a CDS encoding FAD-dependent oxidoreductase translates to MNIAPQGLNGPRIAVIGGGISGMGAAYALADTQNVTLYEAAPRLGGHARTVIAGKAGTQPVDTGFIVFNYANYPNMVELFDALNVPVVKSNMSFGASLRGGRIEYGLANFNAIFAQKRNIANPNFLRMLRDILKFNARGLDLAQDPTMTISEFLQRLGSGPWFRDYYLLPLSGAIWSTPTEKILDFPARAMLQFFENHALLSHTGQHQWYTVQGGSQEYVRRLECALVDRGVGVRVKTPVSSVIRHDRQVEIRSAGHPPEYFDEVVFATHSDDSLRLLADPSAFEAQALGAVKYQPNNIILHCDERIMPKRRACWSSWVYTETDDKTSDQIDLTYWMNSLQPIPLDDPHFVTLNSTRPIREDKIYDQVTLRHPVYDLHALAAQEKIATRNGTNRTWFCGAWMKNGFHEDGLSSGLDVAQSIILKSALAVAAE, encoded by the coding sequence ATGAATATTGCGCCGCAGGGCCTAAACGGGCCGCGAATAGCAGTGATCGGCGGCGGAATTTCAGGCATGGGCGCAGCATATGCTTTGGCTGACACGCAAAACGTAACGCTTTACGAGGCGGCGCCGCGGCTCGGGGGGCATGCGCGCACGGTGATTGCCGGCAAAGCAGGCACTCAGCCTGTGGATACGGGGTTTATCGTTTTCAATTATGCCAATTATCCCAATATGGTTGAGCTTTTTGATGCGCTGAACGTGCCGGTGGTCAAAAGCAATATGAGTTTTGGAGCATCATTGCGTGGCGGGCGCATCGAATATGGCCTGGCAAATTTCAACGCGATCTTTGCGCAAAAGCGCAACATAGCCAATCCCAACTTCTTGCGCATGTTGCGCGACATTTTAAAATTCAATGCGCGTGGATTGGATCTTGCGCAGGATCCTACGATGACAATTTCAGAGTTTTTGCAACGGTTGGGGTCGGGCCCCTGGTTTCGAGATTATTATCTCTTACCACTCTCGGGCGCGATTTGGTCAACGCCAACTGAGAAAATACTGGATTTTCCAGCTCGCGCGATGCTGCAATTTTTTGAAAACCATGCTTTGTTAAGCCATACAGGTCAGCATCAATGGTACACTGTTCAAGGGGGCTCTCAGGAATATGTCCGGCGTCTTGAGTGCGCTTTGGTGGATCGCGGCGTGGGGGTGCGCGTCAAAACACCCGTATCATCGGTGATCCGCCATGACCGGCAGGTCGAAATTCGCAGCGCCGGACACCCTCCTGAGTATTTTGACGAGGTGGTCTTTGCCACGCATAGCGATGACAGCCTGCGCCTTTTGGCAGATCCAAGCGCTTTTGAGGCTCAGGCCTTGGGCGCGGTGAAATACCAGCCGAATAATATCATATTGCACTGTGATGAGCGCATAATGCCAAAACGCAGGGCCTGTTGGTCGAGTTGGGTTTACACAGAAACCGATGATAAAACATCAGACCAGATTGACCTGACCTACTGGATGAATTCGTTGCAGCCTATTCCGTTGGATGATCCACATTTTGTGACCTTGAATTCAACACGGCCTATTCGCGAAGATAAGATTTACGATCAAGTGACCCTGCGCCATCCGGTTTACGATTTGCACGCGCTCGCTGCGCAGGAAAAAATTGCCACGCGCAACGGAACCAACCGCACGTGGTTTTGCGGGGCTTGGATGAAAAACGGGTTTCATGAAGATGGTCTGTCAAGCGGTTTGGACGTGGCCCAATCTATAATTTTGAAATCAGCGCTTGCCGTTGCGGCAGAATGA
- a CDS encoding sigma-70 family RNA polymerase sigma factor, with protein sequence MRQNSFAGCVGSPDLFSYDSERESNGAISAPRKASNLSDHPQNNVSNKWSHDLVAVGKSQNTAAFERLFNEFAPRIKAFLIKSGSDHASAEEHAQEAMATVWRKAHMFDPSRASAATWMFTIARNKKIDAIRKQRRPEPEDIGWGPEHEPDQEDVIGLQQESEKLGNAIAQLPEKQRLLLERAYFADMSHSEIADVTGLPLGTIKSRIRLALERLRHSMT encoded by the coding sequence ATGCGGCAAAATAGCTTTGCGGGTTGTGTAGGCTCGCCAGATCTTTTCTCTTATGATAGCGAGAGAGAAAGCAACGGAGCTATATCAGCGCCTCGAAAGGCATCAAATTTGTCGGATCATCCGCAGAACAATGTATCAAATAAGTGGTCGCACGATTTGGTAGCGGTTGGCAAAAGCCAAAATACTGCTGCTTTCGAGCGCCTTTTCAACGAATTTGCTCCGCGCATCAAAGCGTTTTTAATAAAATCTGGCAGCGATCATGCTTCTGCGGAAGAGCATGCGCAAGAGGCGATGGCAACGGTATGGCGTAAGGCGCATATGTTTGATCCCAGCAGGGCCAGCGCGGCGACATGGATGTTCACGATCGCGCGCAACAAAAAAATCGATGCAATTAGGAAGCAGCGCCGCCCCGAACCGGAAGATATTGGCTGGGGGCCAGAACATGAGCCAGACCAGGAAGACGTGATTGGTCTTCAGCAGGAAAGTGAAAAATTGGGCAATGCGATCGCGCAGTTGCCCGAGAAGCAGCGTTTGCTTCTGGAACGCGCATACTTTGCAGATATGTCGCATAGCGAAATAGCAGATGTAACAGGTCTACCCCTTGGCACAATCAAATCGCGAATTAGGTTAGCACTTGAGCGGTTGCGCCATTCTATGACATGA
- a CDS encoding transcriptional regulator — translation MTKIKHHLTEELMIAYASGNLAESFSVAVATHISLCDQCRAALESYNAVGGALLEDTEGAALSSDALAKTMALIEQHPLEDQVQAPKVSNVPAPLADYIGTDLEAIKWQPIGMGVKQSVLKTTGAGSARLLYIPPGTAVPNHSHSGLELTLVLQGAFADETDYFSRGDIEVATSDVSHTPVAADGTSCICLAVTEAPLKFTGLLHKLMQPLLKI, via the coding sequence ATGACGAAGATTAAACACCACCTCACCGAAGAACTGATGATCGCTTATGCGTCGGGCAATTTGGCGGAAAGCTTTTCGGTGGCTGTGGCCACACATATTTCGCTCTGCGACCAGTGCAGGGCCGCCCTAGAAAGCTACAATGCCGTAGGCGGTGCGCTGCTAGAAGATACCGAAGGTGCGGCCCTTTCCTCGGATGCTCTGGCAAAGACGATGGCGTTGATCGAACAGCATCCGCTCGAGGATCAGGTGCAAGCTCCTAAGGTCTCAAACGTGCCGGCGCCTTTGGCAGATTACATCGGAACTGATCTTGAAGCGATCAAATGGCAACCGATCGGCATGGGCGTCAAGCAATCAGTTTTGAAGACCACTGGTGCGGGCAGCGCGCGGTTGCTTTACATTCCGCCGGGCACGGCCGTCCCCAATCATAGCCATAGCGGCTTAGAGCTGACATTGGTGCTTCAAGGCGCGTTTGCGGATGAGACTGATTATTTCAGTAGGGGTGATATAGAAGTGGCCACCAGCGATGTCAGCCATACGCCGGTTGCAGCAGATGGAACCAGTTGCATCTGTCTGGCCGTGACCGAAGCACCTTTAAAATTCACCGGCTTGCTGCATAAATTGATGCAACCGCTTCTAAAGATCTAA